The stretch of DNA TGAGTCTTATTAAAGCGTTGAAGAGTGGAGATTCAGATTTATCAGAGATTAGGGTCCTGATTAGAGAAGCAAGGAGTCGTTGTTTTATGTCTTTTGAGTGCTTTCATTTTCAGCATTGTCATTGTATGTGTAATAGTGTAGCGCATGTTCTTGCGAGGTATGGTTATGGTTTGGCCGGGGCCCCTGTTGTCTGGGGTGAGTTTGTGCCGGAGTTTGTTTCTGATCTGGTAGCCAGTGATATTGCTGGGTCCAGTGTTTAAATGAAAActtttttcaaaaataaaataaaataaaattacatttATCCTTTTTAAGCAACAAGAAGAAACTTTATGCTAAAAGTAAACCCTTTTTTGAATTATATAGATATAAATCAGCTCTTCTCCAGACCCGCTAAAAAAAACCTTCTCCAGAAGGTAAACGAGCCCGTTCGGTACTGAGCGAGGTTTGCCGTGCCTACTATAGGGCTCGCGAGTTCTCCGCCTCGTCTCATCTCCCCCTCTTTACCGACACGACCCGGCGGCCAAATTTAGGGTTTTGCTCCCGCAATCTTCCCCCGGAGCCGCCGCCTCCTTCCCGCCCCGGCGGCGATCCAGCTCGGCGTCTCCATCCGCCGATCCGGACTTTTTTTCAATCTCCGGATCTCGCTCAAGATGGTGCGTTacctccctcccctcccctctcgatcCCCAAAGCTGGAGATGCGGTCGTGTCTAACTTAGTGTTTTCGTTCTTCCGCAGCTTCCCCTCTCGCTCCTCAAGACCGCCCAGGGGCATCCCATGGTAAGACCGCTCTAGCTCTCCCTGTTCCAATCGTGTTAGGGTTTTCTTGATTTGTTTTGCGTGGTTTCAGCTCGTGGAGCTCAAGAACGGCGAGACCTACAATGGGCACTTGGTGAACTGCGACACGTGGATGAACATCCACCTCCGGGAGGTTATTTGCACCTCTAAGGTGAATTCTTGTGCTCCCCATCTCCCTCCTGTGGTTGAGTTTATTTGCACACGATTTTTTTTTATATTGACGCATTAGAAGAGAAACTGCGTTAAGCCAAAAAcgagaaaaaacaaaaaaaaagccAAGAGCAGAGACAACTAAGAATAAGCTACGAGAGGCAAAATAACTGTACAGCTCCCTTAGACCTTGTATAATGGGAGGTGCTTAGAGAGatgcttagaaaaataaaccgGGTTTTTCTGAAGCACCGGTGCCTATTTCTACAGGAGAGACGCTTAACAGGTGCTTAGAGAGatgcttagaaaaataaaccgGGTTTTTCTGAAGCACCGGTGCCTATTTCTAAGCGTCTCTCCTGTACAAATAAGCACCGGTGCTTAAGAAATACCCGGTTTATTTCTCTAAGCACCTTCCCTAAGCATCTcccattgtacaaggccttaCTCTGCTAGCGAAGGTAGTATGTCAGGAGGACGCCTGTGGTGGTCTCCTGAGAGCCTTCATGCATCCGTAGTTGGCCTCCATGAGAATTGAATCAACCAGTGCCAATACTTCGGTGGTGGCGCTGTCGAACACGCAGTTGTTCCTTAGCCGCCAAATGTGCGACATCATCAAGATGATGAGAGAATGCCGCCCTTAACCATCATATTCCGCAGCCGACTCGAACCAGCCGTCAAAATTTTCTTTCGGGCTCGGGACATAGAGGACTGCGGCGAGGTCTGGTTAAGCACCTGGTGCCATACCTGCCTGACATGATCCATGAGGATATGGTACATTGATTCCGCGGACTGATCACAGAGGGGGCACGCCGGTGGGTGTGGCAGACCTCAACACTGGAGTTGACTGGCAGTTCATCACCTATTCAGTGTAGCAAGCCGTGCAAAAACTTTGCAATTGACGGGCACTCATCCATCCCAGTTTGCACGCCAATTGATCCTCGATGACTAGCTATGGACGTCGAGGATCAGTTCATTTGGAACCTGTCCTGTGGACAGTACTTAGCGTGCTTGGCGTACAACGATTTACTTGCTGGCACGGTCAAAACCACCACTTCCTGTGCAATCTGGGATCGGTGAGCTCCCCTTAATATCAAAGTTTTTGCATGGCTTGCTACATTGAGTCGTGCTGGAGTGCCGATCAACTTGAGATTAGTTAAGGACATTACTTGGCTAAACGAACAGGGGAGGCAGCTCTTTATTTCTGAATGAAATTATGCACAGAACAACACACTTGATGTGGAGATTGCTGGGTGTTCTCTTGGACTCTTTAATATTTTTGTCTTACTAGATTAGACTGAGATGTCTTCTCTTACGTTTTATGGTTGGGTTTGCAGGATGGTGACAAGTTTTGGAGGATGCCGGAGTGCTATATTCGTGGTAACACGATCAAGTATCTTCGGGTTCCTGATGAGGTATGGCTTTCAGATACAatgtgtctttgttttgtgtatgGATGTAGTTTGCTCGTGTGGTGATTTACATCTGTGTTATGTATCCCCTGATGCACCATAGGGCTGTGCATCTTTATCATCTATCATAAGGTTCTATGTTGGCATATATGTGTATGATATCCAATATCAGTTGCATAAGCAGCACATTGATATTTATGGTTGGTGTGCAAGTCATTAGACTTGGTACATTATGTAATTGCACAATATGCCTTGTTTGTCTATTGTTAGCTGCTCCTACAAAAATAAGACAATGATGTATATTGCTTGAATTCCCAAGTAAAATTTACGTTTTGGTATTGTTTGAATGATTACTTATCAGCTTTGGTCAGACATTGGACCAAGTGGATATTGTATTCAGCATATGCAAGACCCTGCAATCTTAATAAGTGCACTTCATAATATTGGTTCATTTAGGTTATGCAATTGAAATTCAGTgacctacaatagctaaaataaCCGTAGTCTAACTTCAACGCATGAGAATACTTTTGTGTATGGACATATGATATGATAGATACAACGTTTCCCTCTACCCTGTTATGTTAGAAATTAGGGGTCAAACTAGCATCCTGTGGTCAATGAAAACCCACAGGGATGAAATTTTAGCTGAATAGAAGAGTATTTATTTGTGCAATAGCACGACCAGCTCTAGTTTGTGCACTGTAATATGCGCATTGAGCTCTAGCCGGTGCAGTGTAGTGTGTTCAGACTTGATATTTTCTAGAGAAGTAGTCTAATCAGCTAGAGTATTTATTTGCGCAATAGCACGACTAGCTCTATTTTGTGCACTGTAATATGCGCATTGAGCTCTGGCCGGTGCATTTAGTGTGTTCAGACCTGATATATTTTCTAGAGAAATAGTCTAATCAGCTAGCTGTACAAGGGTCTAAACTTCAACATAGTTGGCTAGCTGGCTATGAGGATTGCTTTGGCTTTAAATCACTAAAATACCGCGCCAACTAAATCTCCATTTACTATGGCCCttatttttttttcaaacttgTACATATTATCTTTACAGTTAAGAGGACTGAAGCTATCAGTATCAGTAGTGAAGTTAACCAGCTGTTTCTATCCTGACTGCATGAGCTTTATGTTTCACTCACAGGTGATTGACAAGGTTCAAGAGGAAACTTCTAAGAGTAGATCAGGTATGCATCCAAAGACTAAAGCTTATTGAATCAGCAGTGGGTTGTTCATTGGAACACATATTTATATGTTTACACATTTATGTTCTAATAAACTGGCAAGTATATATAATTATAGCTACATTTTATTGGTTGTGTGTTATTTATGAACTGCTCATCACTTCATACTATTGGGCAAATTGACATTGTGTGGTCTCTGAGGGGCAACTTGACTCTCTCATACTCATTAGGTTAGAAGTATAATAGTGCGAAAGTATTCTAGTCTAATAATGTCATTTTTCATGTGGCTAAACATTGTAAACGGTcaagagtttttgtttttcttaagttCGGCTGCACTAAGCACAAACACAGTGTCTGACTTGTATTCTTAAAGAGAGGCAGCTATTTGTTCTGTTGCTCCTTTTTCTTCATAGGCCATTGATCTTAGAAGTACAATGTTGATAGCATGATCAGAACTAAGCATGATGAATGAATAATGCATATATTTGCAGTAACAATACCGTGATAAACTTGATCTCAGATCTGCTGGCACTAACTTCAACACTATTAGGCTTTATTATCTGTATGTAAATACACACCGGTAGTACATTACAGTGGACTCTGTGTTGTTAGGAGCGCCAACGTGCACGTACAGTAATTTATTCATTACTACTGTTATAACCTGTAGAACTTACCCTGTTCTTTGATAGAGCTATTGATTCAGTGCTGTTCTGAATTATTTCATGCTACTGTATATGCAGATAGGAAGCCACCAGGTGTTGGTcgtggaagaggaagaggagatATAGGCACTAAACCTGGAGGCAGAGGCATCGGTCGTGGCCAAGATGATGGCAAAGGCGGTGGCCGTGGAAGGGGCGGAATTGGAAGTAAAGGTGGCAACAAAGGCGGTATGTTCGCTACTTCTGCTTAGATTCCGCTGCCATGTGCTCTTGGTTTTCTAGATAACAACATACTGACCTGTTGTTGTACTTGATGGCAGGACGTGGTCGTGGGTAAGACGGATCTTGAGATGCGAGAATGCCGCTTTTTAAGGCCTGTAGTTGTGGTGTTGCATAGATTGCTTAGGACATGAAAAACTTTGGAGCTGGAATTGCTGGGTTTTGCGGTATGGTATGGCAGACGGTTTGTGTGGTATGAAGTTACCGAGTTGGATGTCCTAATATTTTGGGTATGGGCATTATGCGTACTAGTCAACATGTATTTGCAAAGTTCCAGCCCAGATTTTACCTATTTGTTGGTTGTTGAGATATCGTTCTGTGATGTCAAAGTGCAGTTTTTATCAATGACGGTCAGTAGCCTGCTGCCTACGCTGTTTGTGCGTTAAAAGATGCC from Triticum urartu cultivar G1812 chromosome 3, Tu2.1, whole genome shotgun sequence encodes:
- the LOC125543537 gene encoding probable U6 snRNA-associated Sm-like protein LSm4, encoding MLPLSLLKTAQGHPMLVELKNGETYNGHLVNCDTWMNIHLREVICTSKDGDKFWRMPECYIRGNTIKYLRVPDEVIDKVQEETSKSRSDRKPPGVGRGRGRGDIGTKPGGRGIGRGQDDGKGGGRGRGGIGSKGGNKGGRGRG